Below is a window of Fibrobacter succinogenes DNA.
CTGGAACGTGCAACTCCGCATGGACAAGCCCAAAAAAGTTCTGGACGATTTCATCTCAACTTACAGCAAGAATGTGGAAAAGCAGGGCTTTGAACTTACCGTTTCTTCGGATACCGATGCCGACAACATCAGCCTCATGATTGACCGCGACGCCATCATGCAGATTCTGATGAACCTCGTCGATAACTCGCTCAAGTTCTCCAAGAACGCCGATTACAAGATGATCAACGTGGAACTGCGAATCAAGGGCACCGACATGTACCTCGCCGTACGCGACTACGGTCCGGGCATTCCGCCGAACGAAATGAAAAAAGTCTTCCAGGAATTCTACCGAGTCGAAAACGAAATGACAAGGCAGACAAGTGGCACAGGCATCGGACTTTCGATGGTCAAAAAATTGTGCACATTATGTAATATGAACATAGAATTGGAAAACGCGAACCCCGGTTTGCGCACGAAAATTCATTTCCCAAGTCTGTCGATTTAGCAGTAGACAGTAGACGGTAGCAAGTAGGAAGTGGATAGTAAATAGTGGTTAGTTGTTAGTTGTTAGAGATTGTCATCCTCGCGAAAGCGAGGATCTTTTTTATCGTTTACTATATTTTTTATGGTTTCTCTTTTTTTAAACGGGAACCATAAAATTCAAAGAGGCACGGTATGACTCAGGACGATATCATCAAGAATCCGTTGGATTATGATCTTTCCATTGAAACCGTTGGCAAGGGCACGCTTAAGTCCCCGATGAACGGCGTTCCTTTCGTTTCTGAAAACGATAAAGTCAGCCTTACCACTGACGTCAATCTCATCTCTGATTACTTAGCGAAGGGCATCCCGGTACCTTCACTCGAAGTGGCCGGCCCTCGACAGACAATTTTCCACGACCCCGCCTGGACGCGCGCAGGTATCGTAACTTGCGGAGGCCTCTGCCCAGGCCTCAATAACGTGATCAAGGGCCTTGTACAGGTGCTCTGGTTCGACTACGGCGTAAGGAACATCTTCGGTATCCCGTACGGCTACCGCGGCCTGAACCCGAATTACGGCTACTCCCCCATCGTGCTTGACCCGGATGTGGTCGACGCCATCCAGGAAGACGGCGGTACGATTCTCGGTAGCTCCCGCGGCATGCAGGACCCGGCAGTCATGGTCGATACGCTCATGCGCTTGAACATCAACGTATTGTTCTGCATCGGCGGTGACGGTACGCTCCGCGGCGCACACGCCATTGCCGAAGAAGTCAAGAAGCGTAAGCAGCCCATCTCGATTATCGGCATCCCGAAGACGATCGACAACGACTTGAACCTGATTGACAGAACGTTCGGTTTTGAAACCGCCGTGCTTAGCGCTACAGACGTGATTACAAGCGCGCATATCGAAGCTAACGGAGCATTCAACGGTCTTGGCCTCGTAAAGCTCATGGGCCGCGATTCCGGCTTTATTGCCGCATACGCATCGCTTGCGACAACAGTTGTGAACATCTGCCTCGTCCCCGAAGTCCCCTTTACGCTCGATGGGCTTTTTAAGGCTCTTGAAAGCCGATACGCCAGTGGCAAGACGCATGCCGTGATTGCCGTCGCCGAAGGCGCCGGACAGGAACTTTTCAAGAACCAGGAAGAACGCCGCGATGCTAGCGGCAACATTCTGAAGAACGATATCGGTGAATTCCTGACCAAAAAAATCAAGGAACATTTCGACAGCGTCGGCAAGGAAATCAACATCAAGTACTTCGACCCGAGCTACACGGTGCGTAGCATCCCCGCCAAAGGCACAGATGCCATTTTCTGCTTCCAACTCGCCGAAAGTGCCGTACATGCAGGCATGGCAGGCAAGACGGACATGGTCGTTGGCAGCATGAACAACGTTTTCTCGCACGTGCCTATCGAATACGCCGTCAGCGAACGCAAGAAAATCAACCCCAACGGAACCCTGTGGCACGCCGTTCTCGGTATCACTCGCCAACAGGACTATTTCTCCGGCAAGGGCAAACGCAGCAAGTAACCATTAATTTATTTTATATACTATGTTAAAAAAAGAAGAAAAAGTCATAATCCGCACTGCATTGATGGAGTACCGCAATCTTTTGTTCAAAACATTCCACGGCACAGACGAAGAAAAAAATCGCATTGCCATGGTGAACAAATTGCTCCAGAACTGGAAAGTCTAGCGTAATCATGAAGATTACGCCCCACATTTTTCTCGTATTGTTGCTCGCGTTTAGTTTTGCGGGAGCAAACGATTACCTGCACATAGCGGATTCCTGCTATGCGGCAAGAGCGTTGCGCGCTAACGGCGACAAGGCCGATGCAAAGAACGCGAGAATCATGAAGGAAAATTACCGCAAGGCGATGGAAGATTCCACTGTTCTGGAACAAGCGACGGAAGGCTACGTCAAGACGCTGTACTTTTGCTTTAGATTCGTGCAGTTCGACGAAAAGAAGCGCCAGCTCCATTTGGACACATTGATGGACGCCAGCAAAAGCGCCTACGAAAAGTTCCCGAAGAACAAGGAAATCGCACACGTTTACGCCTCGACGCTTTCGATGTGGGGTTCCGAGCGGAACGTGTTTTCTTCGCTCAAGGAAGGTATCGCAGGTAAAGTTCGCGATGTCGCAACCGCAGCCGAAGACTGGCAGATTCTCGGGCGCGCGCATTTCGTATTGCCCTATGTGCCGCTAATCCTCTCGTGGCCAGACGAAAAGCTTGCTGACAAATACTTGACGATGGCACTTGAAAAGAACCGCAAGGATATTTACAACTATTACTTCCTTGCCGACCTGCGCTACGATCAAAGCCGTTACGATGATGCCGTGGAACTGATTGTACAGGGCCTAGATGCAGGCGTTCGCCCCGGCTACATTCTCGAAGACAAGCGCGCACGCTGGCACTTGAAAGAACTGTGGAAGAAAATCGACTACAAGCATAGAGACAAGCTTTCGCCAAAGCATCTTGAGGATGGCGAAAACATCCGAAAAGCAATTGAAGCGCTGAGAAAAGCAAATCAAAAGAAGAAATAAGGTGAGAGTTTCTGCTCTTTATTTTGGCTTGAATATTTTATTTAATTTTAAAATTTACAAACAAGTTACAAACATACACTTGCCAGCATATTCAATTATTGGTACATTACCGCATGACCCTTGAAAAGGCCTCAGGCATCCGAAAATTTTCGGATGTTTTCTTTTTACCAGGAGGCTAAATGAATCAAGGACAAATTCTATTTCGCAACCATGATGGATTCTTCCATTACGTGTACGGCGTTCCAAAAAACGCTAAAACTCTGTTGAACATCTGCCGCAAAAACAGCCATGATCTTGATCGAATTCTTTCCGATGTCGATTTAGACACGCTTGTGCGCTTGCCGGGGTCGTACAACGAAGTGGGCGAACGCGGTGAAGCCGATATCGCATTCAAGGCTCACATTTTGAACGGTGGGGAAATCAACGTTGGCATTCTCATGGAACACAAATCTAAAAGAAAAAAGAACGTGTTAAATCAAGTGGGTCGCTACGCCCTTAGGGTCATCATGGATCATGATGACGAAATTTTCAGTTGGATTCCCACAAAAGCGGTTATCATCTACAACGGCCCTACAGAGTGGGATCCATTGGCAGAATTCCGTAAAAAAGCTCGTGCCAAGTTTCAAGGAAATGAACTACCTTTCGAATGCGTTCTTGTAAATCTCGCGAACATAGATGAATCAGTCTGTCTCGAATCGGACACACCCTCTGCAGCCATCGGGGCAATTGCGATGAAATACGCCTTTAACCCAGAAGGGTTTAAGGCTGTAATTCCGATTGTGGAAAAAATGCTTCAAAAAATGCCGAGCGACGAGCAGACTACTCTTATCGAAAAAATCATATTATATTTAGGTGAGTATATTGATGAATTTGCTGTGGAGGAACTTCAAATGGCATGGAAAAGTATCGGACAGAGAATGGGCTTTGTAAGCGCAGGCGATGCCCGCCGTGCCGCTGAAAAAGAAGGACGTAGAGACGGATTTAAGAAAGGACATGCCGAAGGACATGCCGAGGGACGCGCTGAAGGACGCGCTGAAGGACGCACAGAGGGGCATGCAGAAGGTCTCACCGAAGGACAGAACAACGCATTCGACGCGATGCGCAAAATCGGCATTCCCGAGGAAAAAATTCAAGAAGCCAAGGCTCTGCTAAAATCCTAAAAATTCATCAAAATCAACTAAACAAAAATTATTACACGCAATAACAAAAAAGACGGACAACAAACCGTCTTTTTTCCAATTCGTCGTCCGGCCCCTTAAGGGAAAGAATCCCGTTAAACTTTTACTCATTTCGGTTAGAACCGATGGCTAATATATTCAATAATACAATAGAGTTACCCGAATATGTCTGAATATGGAATTTTACTTTAGCAACATGTTTGGCAGCTTCTTCACCAGAAATAACTTCATGCTTTTTATCAGTATCAGGCTGCTTGAATTGGTTCCATTCAAAACACTGTGTAGATTCACTGCTTTCAAGAACAACCTCTGGCAAAGCACCACCTATTTTGGAATTAATAGAATCTCCAAGATCCAGTTGCATTGAAAGCGAGACATCACCACCAGCATATTCATAATTAGCAACAACGCAAATTCCATTCCAATTCTGAATGTCGGCAGAAAGCATTTCGCCGTTTGTATCAAAGCCAGCTACATAAAAACCGACATCAGAAAATAAGGAATTATCCACGTAGCCTTTTCCAAACACTACAGCAATAGACAGACTATCAATAGGATAATAATCAGGGAGATTACTTATATTTCCATAAACTGTTTCGTATGTCGAATGCCATTCATACTCTATTTTTGCACCCTTTTCAGAATTATCTTCAAAGAAAAATGTTCCAGCATTATTCCCAAATTTGGAAGGGCGATATGAATGTGCTTTTGTATTCACCTGATAGTCTCCGACTGACCATAAATCTCCATGTCCAGGGACAACACAAGTTTTACCGCCTTTGCCTTTGCAAGGGTCAACTTCTGGAGGCGCTGATTGATTTTCTTGATCCCTGCCTGTACCGATGGCTAAAAAACTGAAAGATCCATTATCGGAACCAGGTTGTGCCTGGAAATGGAATATGACCTTTTCAACATGTTTTGCAGCCTCTTCTCCAGAAATGATTTCATGAGCCCCTTCTATATCCGGCTGCTTGAATTGATTCCAGTCGTAGCACAAAACTTCATTTGTTCGACGAGGTCGAGATTCAAAAGGAAAAAGATTAGATTTTTCCTCCTTTTGCGTAATTACCGTTACCGACGGCAAAGCATAACCCATTATTTGATTAAGGGAATCGCCTAAATCAAGCTGTATTACCGGATCAATTGAACCTCTGTACATCATGCAGATTCCTTTCCAATTTGAAACGTCTGCTGAAAGCGCTGTTCCGTCGGAGTCAAATCCCGCTACGTAAAAACCAATATTGAAGTAAGAATTTTCAGTCATGCTATCTGGATCAAACTGATAATCACCGGAAAGAAAACCATTATATTTGGAAGAACTGTCTGGGTGCAAGAATACCCGCGTTACGCTCCCTTCTATAGAATCCGTTTCAAAAAAGATTTCTCCCGCATGTTCTCCAAATTTGTCGAAATCCGAGGCATAAACATTCGTTTTTACAACAGGATCTCCTATTGATAACAAATCACCATCACCAAACATTTGACCATGTAAACATCCAACATCCCCCCAATCTCCGCTAACTTTACAGAGGACTAGATGATCTTTAGACGAACTCGAAAGTTCCGAATCGACACTGCTCGACGAAGAACTTTTTTCTGCCGTTAATACACTCGGGTCATCAGACGATCCCGAGACATCCGCCCCTGAGCATGCGAGCACCACAAGCGATGCCACATATACCATATATAATTTCATATTCATTTTTTACTCCTCCAATTTTCCCTTGACCTTTTTCGATAGCGGGAAAAACTGTAAATTTAGCCTGTAAACCTGATCAAGCTTTCCGCAACTCGCCGCTATCGAAATAATTTTCTTGCGGCATGCTTCCAGCTCTTTCACGATTTCTTCGTAACCTTCGCGATTCACGCCCAATGTAACGCCAGCGACATGACGATCTTCGGCATTGAACTGATCAATAGATTCTATTCCAAGGCGCCCCATTTCACGGTGCATCATGCGGATTGCAAACGGCAGGGCTTCTTTGGAACCAGCAACAGCCTTATCCGTTTGCTCATAAACATTTTCACGAGTCTGCTTAAGGAAACCTGCATTTTCAAGAAAATTGAGAGACTTGCGAACCTCTTGCGCCGAAACTGTCTGGCAACATTTTTTGGCGATTTCTCCTGGCATAGCTCCCGGCATCATCGGGGCAAGTTCACGCACTACTGGATTTCTCCAACTTTCATAATACTCAAAAGCGTTCTCGTCAATCAAGCGCACTTTGTTTGCAGCTGAAATAGCCGCCATTTTGTCAAGGTACTCCTTTTTCACATCATCTTTTTGTGCATTGACAAAATTCACCATCGCTTCGAAATAATCAATTTCATACCCAACAAGACCCATGGCGACCGCCACACGATTCATCGCCACACGACTCAGGGAACTCTTGCCATCACACACAAGTTTCAAATACGAAGGAGATGTGAAACCAGCAATCCTTGCAAACTCTCGCCAAGTAAACGCCGATGTTCTCTTGCGTTCTTCGTAAAAGTCGGCCATATAGACCCGGTAATCATTATATTCAACAATCGGTCTCATGTAAGTTAATATATATTAAAAGAAAGCCAACGTCAATACACAATGATACAAAATACAAAAATATTTCAAATTTAGGTGTTTTTAATAAAAAAACAGCAAAATCAGAAATATCGTAAATGATACAAAAGTATCATTTACGCCTTGTTTCTCAATCTCCTTTTGTTAGAATGCGTAAGCGACCTGCGTTGCGTCCGTCGGATTGAAATCAACACGGTACACGCGAGAATACTGATGGATGTCAACATCTCGACCGAGAATGCGACCATAAATCGCCTTATACACCTGGCCCATGACAACTTTTGCCTTCGGAGCATAGACGGTCCCTGCCCAAAGGCCTTCGATGCAGACTTTCTGCGATGAATGGTGCGCCAGCTTAAACCCTCTGGCTACATTCACCCAATATTGAGTATTACTTGCAGGTTCACTATTGTATGTTCTCCAAATAATTTTTCCGTTTGTATGGAGAACAGTGCCTTTACCCGGTTCGGCAAAACGCACTGTCGAATTAGGCTCAATCTGAAGCATGCTATCCACAAACATTTCACCCGGCTCAATAACCAGTGTGGCTCCAGATTCCACGCGAAGCGAGTAGAATGTATCCCCGTCCTTCAAACGATACGATTCACCTCCATGTACCACTTTAGTTTGAGACTTGGCAATAGAAGGCATGGGAACCGAATATGCGTAGGTATATTCATTTTTCCAATCATTTACATATTGCAGAGTTACATTTCCTTCTATGGAAGCCCCATCTTGTTTGGTAAGGTAATCTAAAGGATTTTGCG
It encodes the following:
- a CDS encoding ATP-dependent 6-phosphofructokinase codes for the protein MTQDDIIKNPLDYDLSIETVGKGTLKSPMNGVPFVSENDKVSLTTDVNLISDYLAKGIPVPSLEVAGPRQTIFHDPAWTRAGIVTCGGLCPGLNNVIKGLVQVLWFDYGVRNIFGIPYGYRGLNPNYGYSPIVLDPDVVDAIQEDGGTILGSSRGMQDPAVMVDTLMRLNINVLFCIGGDGTLRGAHAIAEEVKKRKQPISIIGIPKTIDNDLNLIDRTFGFETAVLSATDVITSAHIEANGAFNGLGLVKLMGRDSGFIAAYASLATTVVNICLVPEVPFTLDGLFKALESRYASGKTHAVIAVAEGAGQELFKNQEERRDASGNILKNDIGEFLTKKIKEHFDSVGKEINIKYFDPSYTVRSIPAKGTDAIFCFQLAESAVHAGMAGKTDMVVGSMNNVFSHVPIEYAVSERKKINPNGTLWHAVLGITRQQDYFSGKGKRSK
- a CDS encoding TIGR02147 family protein, translating into MRPIVEYNDYRVYMADFYEERKRTSAFTWREFARIAGFTSPSYLKLVCDGKSSLSRVAMNRVAVAMGLVGYEIDYFEAMVNFVNAQKDDVKKEYLDKMAAISAANKVRLIDENAFEYYESWRNPVVRELAPMMPGAMPGEIAKKCCQTVSAQEVRKSLNFLENAGFLKQTRENVYEQTDKAVAGSKEALPFAIRMMHREMGRLGIESIDQFNAEDRHVAGVTLGVNREGYEEIVKELEACRKKIISIAASCGKLDQVYRLNLQFFPLSKKVKGKLEE
- a CDS encoding Rpn family recombination-promoting nuclease/putative transposase, giving the protein MNQGQILFRNHDGFFHYVYGVPKNAKTLLNICRKNSHDLDRILSDVDLDTLVRLPGSYNEVGERGEADIAFKAHILNGGEINVGILMEHKSKRKKNVLNQVGRYALRVIMDHDDEIFSWIPTKAVIIYNGPTEWDPLAEFRKKARAKFQGNELPFECVLVNLANIDESVCLESDTPSAAIGAIAMKYAFNPEGFKAVIPIVEKMLQKMPSDEQTTLIEKIILYLGEYIDEFAVEELQMAWKSIGQRMGFVSAGDARRAAEKEGRRDGFKKGHAEGHAEGRAEGRAEGRTEGHAEGLTEGQNNAFDAMRKIGIPEEKIQEAKALLKS